In the genome of Taurinivorans muris, one region contains:
- a CDS encoding amidohydrolase family protein yields MANLGKKVLVYSLCSMLASPFMVLPRQAYANTQNYTVFSGGTIYTMTESLKEVQNNVKPHKAKAVVVDNKTGKIIKVFKENENADMYTKNANYKQVNLGTNVMLPGFIDPHGHFPAAPNYSGISLAPSPIGDVDTIEEVQARLLEKITERDYAGKGINYVTASDYDDTLLDVQRHPLHEELNKGELAKYIIRASHISGHLISVNTAALKRFFDSSYYNSDTFKKAIQLDPADQVTAAKLINKNGNVFYQITYTPSGGSSTTKELPGIIMRADAAQTLATGPDTVDTYLKCMTGTFVEAAMSYVAQLPADKAYAPKQAEIMAMASKEYASRGVTTSMQGAAVLPQALPNAQQGLLNNKLKIRTIIQPMVYNALDPEINQTSLMNHFALAWENMIYDKSKPDEQRSIGNPSVKSPKAGDDISAWNGDMKNAGPGELAAPTTLANQIYQKQLNKELPLDRIFLGSWKMIYDGSNQGYTGFFGQKGYYQLPDGNVTYFPVGRTTNPDGSVTINNLGMESINDPKNFVEAGKHYGNEGCFFINKAQDVFKLGEITYKRYHEKGQSIHCHMNGSRASSDGVTFIEKAIASNPGIKDGRHTVIHAQMQELVETQRLLGNYDQYPLNNPAKLQDICTVWQGTAGMTWEKAAQQDPTEYGGYNPEEGRYKKEFSKEAEQLRKDLGNGQLMKEQNFISSYFVDHTYYWGQRHRDIFMGPGSAYNMSPLGWAVQLGHRWTIHNDTPVTPQNPLKSITIATTRLSSGYTAGGVKGPQEPIYHQGAGKDITATKKFYPTKIDELNKGEQRDYVYFDQRITVLQALHALTVNSAWETKQLENKLGQIREGFYADFVILAQDPFQLEKQGEAGLLQIADIPVVATIVGGETVFGVLPGTEAGNFVSNLESSFFNQSALTNISENPDTFPNASYIPENTLMEAAKNYGKAYLGSVQFHADIDTTNSNTAVLSAQIMGNGDPVETVRLHKYINNADIRPFTFTGSVNADDIDSHAEQYWITDRTLEKPLAAGSVLEVGKAYYIHFAIENDSEFDLDKDSAKVQDPVIVTADSFPKVPTAPYAGHGGGGGCTIGTTAQYDLALVILAALGLLAIRIYRKRDNA; encoded by the coding sequence ATGGCAAACCTAGGGAAAAAAGTCTTAGTGTACAGCCTGTGTTCCATGTTGGCGTCACCTTTCATGGTGCTTCCGAGACAAGCCTATGCCAATACGCAAAATTACACGGTATTCAGCGGCGGCACGATTTACACCATGACGGAAAGCCTGAAAGAAGTTCAAAACAACGTCAAGCCCCACAAGGCGAAAGCCGTTGTCGTGGATAACAAAACAGGCAAAATCATAAAAGTTTTCAAAGAAAATGAAAACGCGGACATGTATACGAAAAACGCAAATTACAAACAAGTAAACCTCGGAACAAACGTCATGCTTCCGGGCTTTATCGACCCGCACGGGCACTTCCCCGCCGCACCCAATTACAGCGGCATCAGCTTGGCTCCGTCTCCCATCGGCGATGTTGACACCATAGAAGAAGTGCAGGCGCGTTTGCTTGAAAAAATCACGGAACGCGACTATGCAGGCAAAGGCATTAATTACGTAACCGCTTCCGACTATGACGACACATTGTTAGACGTTCAAAGGCACCCTTTGCATGAAGAACTCAACAAAGGCGAATTAGCCAAGTATATAATCAGGGCTTCCCACATTTCCGGTCACCTTATTTCAGTCAATACTGCAGCATTAAAACGTTTCTTTGACTCATCCTATTACAACAGCGATACATTTAAAAAGGCTATCCAATTAGATCCAGCCGACCAAGTGACAGCCGCCAAATTAATCAATAAAAACGGCAATGTGTTTTATCAAATTACCTACACTCCAAGCGGAGGCAGTTCCACGACAAAAGAACTGCCGGGTATCATAATGCGGGCGGATGCGGCACAGACATTGGCTACCGGACCCGATACCGTTGACACATATTTAAAATGCATGACAGGTACTTTCGTTGAAGCGGCGATGAGCTATGTGGCACAGCTTCCGGCGGATAAGGCATACGCACCGAAACAGGCTGAAATAATGGCGATGGCGTCAAAAGAATACGCTTCCCGCGGCGTGACAACCTCCATGCAGGGCGCCGCAGTTCTTCCCCAAGCCCTTCCGAATGCGCAGCAAGGTCTTTTGAACAACAAGCTGAAAATCAGAACCATTATCCAGCCGATGGTTTATAACGCGCTGGATCCTGAAATCAATCAAACAAGCTTGATGAACCATTTTGCTCTTGCATGGGAAAATATGATTTATGACAAATCCAAACCTGACGAACAACGCTCCATCGGCAACCCAAGCGTCAAATCTCCAAAAGCGGGTGACGATATTTCCGCATGGAATGGTGATATGAAGAACGCAGGTCCCGGTGAACTCGCCGCCCCAACAACATTAGCCAACCAAATTTACCAAAAGCAATTAAATAAAGAACTTCCTTTGGACAGGATTTTCCTCGGTTCTTGGAAAATGATTTATGACGGCTCCAACCAAGGGTATACCGGTTTCTTCGGACAAAAGGGATATTATCAGCTTCCCGACGGAAACGTGACCTATTTCCCTGTCGGCAGAACAACCAATCCTGACGGTTCCGTCACAATCAACAATCTTGGCATGGAATCCATAAACGACCCCAAAAACTTCGTCGAAGCCGGCAAACACTACGGAAACGAAGGTTGCTTCTTTATCAACAAAGCGCAGGATGTTTTCAAACTCGGCGAAATCACCTATAAGCGTTACCATGAAAAGGGACAAAGCATTCACTGCCATATGAACGGCAGCCGTGCAAGCAGCGACGGCGTGACGTTCATTGAAAAAGCCATTGCAAGCAATCCCGGCATTAAAGACGGCCGTCACACCGTCATCCACGCCCAAATGCAGGAATTGGTCGAAACACAACGTCTTTTGGGCAACTATGACCAATATCCCTTGAACAATCCCGCGAAGTTGCAGGATATTTGCACCGTATGGCAAGGCACCGCAGGAATGACATGGGAGAAAGCGGCACAGCAGGACCCAACGGAATATGGCGGTTACAACCCTGAAGAAGGGCGTTATAAGAAAGAGTTCTCCAAAGAAGCGGAACAGCTTCGCAAAGACCTTGGAAACGGTCAATTGATGAAAGAACAAAACTTCATCAGCTCCTACTTTGTCGATCATACCTATTACTGGGGACAACGCCACAGAGATATTTTCATGGGTCCCGGAAGCGCATACAACATGAGTCCTCTGGGCTGGGCTGTACAATTGGGACACCGCTGGACCATTCATAACGACACCCCTGTAACGCCGCAAAACCCATTGAAATCAATCACCATTGCAACAACACGCCTCTCTTCCGGCTATACCGCCGGCGGTGTGAAAGGTCCGCAGGAACCGATTTACCACCAAGGCGCGGGCAAGGACATCACAGCAACAAAGAAATTCTATCCGACCAAGATTGATGAGCTGAACAAAGGCGAACAACGCGACTATGTGTACTTCGACCAACGCATCACCGTATTGCAGGCATTGCACGCATTAACCGTGAACTCCGCTTGGGAAACCAAACAGCTTGAAAACAAGCTCGGTCAAATCAGGGAAGGCTTCTATGCCGACTTCGTCATTCTCGCCCAAGACCCGTTCCAGCTTGAAAAGCAAGGCGAAGCAGGATTATTGCAAATTGCCGATATTCCGGTTGTAGCAACAATAGTCGGCGGTGAAACCGTATTCGGCGTATTGCCCGGAACAGAAGCCGGTAACTTTGTTTCCAACCTTGAATCCAGCTTCTTCAACCAATCCGCTCTTACCAACATAAGTGAAAATCCGGATACGTTCCCGAACGCCTCCTATATTCCGGAAAATACTCTCATGGAAGCCGCAAAGAACTACGGCAAGGCATATCTCGGCAGTGTCCAGTTCCATGCCGATATTGATACAACCAACAGCAACACGGCAGTATTATCCGCGCAAATCATGGGTAACGGCGACCCGGTTGAAACGGTCCGGCTCCATAAGTACATCAACAACGCCGACATCAGACCGTTCACCTTTACCGGCTCCGTCAATGCGGACGATATAGACAGTCACGCGGAACAATACTGGATCACGGACAGAACTCTTGAAAAGCCTCTTGCGGCAGGCAGTGTTCTTGAAGTGGGCAAGGCGTACTATATCCACTTCGCCATTGAAAACGATTCCGAGTTCGACCTTGACAAGGACTCCGCAAAGGTACAGGACCCCGTTATCGTAACGGCGGATTCATTCCCTAAGGTTCCCACCGCTCCTTATGCCGGACATGGCGGAGGCGGGGGCTGCACCATAGGCACGACAGCCCAATACGACTTGGCTCTTGTCATCTTGGCGGCACTCGGTCTTTTGGCGATACGCATTTACAGAAAGCGTGACAACGCATAA
- a CDS encoding prepilin peptidase, giving the protein MIFHFLIFAAGLASGSFYACGIARFCAKSPIFTKRSKCPNCCGTLKWYQLIPIISFLMQKGHCSFCRGKISFFYPFTEFLFGTASLLTYVKFGLTPEFVFYCFAVHIILIAGIIDCRLLIIPDLLTVYSFLLFLPLGYWLTFVSPENILSSFICFAVLYLCHAYFLHIRKLEALGLGDVKFVLFLGLFLLPREIPLFFMIASGSALCYSIFFHFKYKTDLHTTKIPFGPFLGFAALFILFL; this is encoded by the coding sequence ATGATTTTCCATTTTCTCATATTCGCAGCAGGGCTTGCCTCAGGCAGTTTTTACGCCTGTGGCATTGCGCGGTTTTGTGCAAAATCGCCGATTTTCACCAAAAGGTCGAAGTGCCCGAACTGCTGCGGGACTTTGAAATGGTATCAGCTGATACCGATTATCAGTTTTCTTATGCAAAAAGGGCATTGCTCCTTTTGCCGCGGCAAAATCTCTTTTTTTTATCCCTTTACGGAATTTCTTTTCGGAACGGCAAGCCTTTTAACCTATGTGAAATTCGGGCTTACTCCGGAATTTGTTTTTTACTGTTTCGCCGTGCACATCATTTTGATTGCAGGCATTATCGACTGCCGCCTGCTTATCATTCCCGATCTTCTTACGGTTTATTCCTTTCTTCTTTTTCTGCCTTTAGGATATTGGCTGACCTTTGTTTCACCGGAAAACATTCTATCTTCCTTTATCTGTTTTGCCGTGCTTTATCTCTGCCATGCCTATTTTCTTCATATAAGAAAACTGGAAGCCTTAGGACTCGGCGATGTGAAATTCGTCCTTTTCCTAGGGCTGTTCCTGCTGCCGCGCGAAATTCCCCTCTTTTTCATGATTGCTTCAGGTTCCGCCCTCTGTTACAGCATATTCTTTCATTTTAAATACAAAACCGACCTTCATACAACCAAAATTCCTTTCGGTCCCTTCTTGGGATTTGCGGCGCTTTTCATACTCTTCCTGTAA
- a CDS encoding TrmH family RNA methyltransferase gives MRAMTDRRRAKIEKVLSQRQKDLTLVLDNIHDPHNVSAIYRSCDAFGVHKVHLYYTDTPFPHLSEKTSASARKWVDTVRHGSKESLIGELKNTGYQILATNCTPTAKPLREYDLTMPTAIIMGNEHSGVSEELFPLVDGEIYIPMFGMIQSFNVSVAAALLLGEASRQRQLKGMYDTKTFSDEEYQELLADWLER, from the coding sequence ATGCGTGCAATGACAGACAGAAGAAGAGCGAAAATCGAAAAAGTATTAAGCCAAAGGCAAAAAGATTTAACCCTTGTGCTTGACAATATCCACGACCCGCACAATGTTTCCGCCATTTACCGAAGCTGTGACGCCTTCGGCGTGCACAAGGTGCATTTATATTATACGGACACGCCTTTTCCGCATTTGAGCGAAAAAACGTCCGCTTCCGCAAGAAAATGGGTTGACACGGTAAGGCACGGCAGTAAAGAAAGCCTTATCGGCGAACTGAAAAACACCGGTTATCAAATTCTTGCGACAAACTGCACGCCAACGGCGAAGCCCCTGCGCGAATATGATTTGACCATGCCTACCGCAATCATCATGGGCAACGAACATTCCGGCGTTTCCGAAGAACTTTTTCCCCTCGTGGACGGTGAAATTTACATTCCCATGTTCGGCATGATACAAAGCTTCAATGTTTCCGTCGCCGCCGCCCTTTTGCTCGGCGAGGCGAGCAGACAGCGCCAGCTGAAAGGCATGTACGATACCAAAACCTTTTCAGACGAAGAATACCAAGAACTTTTGGCGGACTGGCTCGAACGCTGA
- a CDS encoding type II toxin-antitoxin system RelE/ParE family toxin, producing the protein MPYIVYWTPHALENLEQLYLFLSEKNKDAARTALKIIREKALLLENFPNAGRPSLDLEPEHRELLIPFGETGYVMLCQMGDNTLHILAIKHQKEVNYK; encoded by the coding sequence ATGCCATATATAGTTTATTGGACGCCTCATGCGCTTGAAAATCTTGAACAATTATATTTATTTTTATCTGAAAAGAATAAGGATGCCGCAAGGACGGCATTAAAAATTATCCGAGAAAAAGCCCTGTTGCTGGAAAATTTTCCTAATGCAGGCAGGCCTTCTCTTGATTTGGAGCCGGAGCACAGAGAATTGCTTATCCCCTTTGGGGAAACAGGTTATGTAATGCTTTGTCAAATGGGAGACAATACTCTTCACATACTGGCGATAAAACATCAAAAAGAAGTAAATTATAAATAA
- a CDS encoding CopG family ribbon-helix-helix protein encodes MQSQSIVNTSIKIPCELRERIQKLAAVRNQSSHAFMLSALENHVSREEKREAWRQEGIKAWEEFQQTGLHLTNQEVLEWIDTIVQGREEPMPKCHI; translated from the coding sequence ATGCAGTCACAATCAATTGTCAATACCAGTATAAAAATACCTTGTGAATTACGTGAAAGAATCCAAAAATTAGCCGCTGTCCGCAATCAATCTTCTCATGCGTTCATGTTATCGGCATTGGAAAATCATGTCAGCCGTGAAGAAAAAAGAGAAGCGTGGCGGCAGGAAGGAATTAAAGCGTGGGAGGAATTTCAGCAAACAGGCTTGCATTTGACCAATCAGGAAGTTCTTGAATGGATAGATACAATTGTTCAGGGAAGAGAGGAGCCAATGCCTAAATGCCATATATAG
- a CDS encoding outer membrane homotrimeric porin yields MKKLTTLVLAAGLVVSAFAGSASAGEFKPVLQFAEEFTYGDAGTNDQLENFDAATRIRFGFDYVASEDLSATILFQYGGYHWGTFEPNNDGRANLKMRLAYIDWTLPSTDVKVRMGRQAVVAPSYAFGSPVLDSRADAISINGNVNENISLGLAWMRADRNTRDYADYGFDTTFDTTDALMLNAEFAYDGFKVAPWAVYAHKQHDAESGIAQFANIDGKQADADLYIIGASAELNMFDPFVFAVDALYNNIKYHNMAPLAEDSYDAFYVAAKASYKLSNGVASLGGWYSTGNDWENNDNGFVVLDGGFSASSVLFGGNIVGADDYTNVLGSDSPFGTWGVIAEYAGFSFLENLSHTARVLYIEGTNENQPNAYNPGFGDSIELTEDDSAIEIDFDTTYQIYKNLSATLQLGYVFFDQSNLAPLAEEQDDIFRSALTFVYKF; encoded by the coding sequence ATGAAAAAACTTACCACACTTGTTTTGGCAGCAGGCCTCGTAGTTTCCGCTTTCGCTGGTTCCGCTTCCGCTGGCGAATTCAAACCTGTATTGCAATTCGCTGAAGAATTCACCTATGGTGACGCCGGCACAAACGACCAATTGGAAAACTTTGACGCCGCAACTCGTATCCGTTTCGGTTTCGACTATGTTGCTAGCGAAGATCTTTCCGCAACCATCTTGTTCCAATACGGCGGTTACCACTGGGGTACTTTCGAACCAAACAATGACGGCAGAGCAAATCTCAAAATGCGTTTGGCTTACATCGACTGGACTCTCCCAAGCACCGACGTTAAAGTTCGTATGGGTCGCCAAGCTGTTGTAGCTCCTTCTTACGCATTCGGTTCTCCTGTACTTGACAGCCGTGCGGACGCTATCAGCATCAACGGCAATGTTAACGAAAACATCAGCCTCGGTCTTGCATGGATGCGTGCTGACAGAAACACAAGAGATTATGCTGACTACGGCTTTGATACCACTTTTGATACCACTGACGCACTCATGCTTAACGCTGAATTTGCTTATGACGGCTTCAAAGTAGCTCCATGGGCTGTTTATGCACATAAACAACACGATGCAGAATCCGGTATCGCTCAATTCGCAAACATTGACGGTAAACAAGCTGACGCAGATCTTTACATCATCGGTGCTTCCGCCGAACTTAACATGTTCGATCCGTTCGTATTCGCTGTTGACGCATTGTACAACAACATCAAATACCACAACATGGCTCCTCTCGCAGAAGACAGCTACGACGCTTTCTATGTAGCAGCTAAAGCTTCTTACAAATTGAGCAACGGTGTTGCTAGCCTCGGCGGCTGGTACTCAACCGGTAACGACTGGGAAAACAATGACAACGGCTTTGTTGTTCTTGACGGCGGTTTCTCTGCTTCTTCCGTTTTGTTTGGCGGCAACATCGTTGGCGCAGACGACTACACCAACGTTTTGGGTTCAGACAGCCCATTCGGTACCTGGGGTGTTATTGCTGAATACGCAGGTTTCTCATTCCTTGAAAACTTGAGCCACACCGCACGCGTATTGTACATCGAAGGCACAAACGAAAACCAACCAAATGCTTATAACCCAGGATTTGGTGACAGCATTGAATTGACAGAAGATGACAGCGCTATCGAAATCGACTTCGATACCACCTACCAAATCTACAAAAACCTTTCCGCTACCTTGCAGCTCGGTTATGTATTCTTCGATCAATCCAACCTTGCTCCTCTTGCTGAAGAACAAGACGACATCTTCCGTTCAGCTCTTACTTTCGTTTACAAATTCTAA
- a CDS encoding tyrosine-type recombinase/integrase yields the protein MHTTAIFPNQSPPKDGRLHSVKGYTGIKIRFLRQSIIANDYSYYIYYRVGGRQGKQVLQKVGTKSQGMTPKKASKIRLRKILEHEQSLHGSSVNAVNPRTFENAPTLAGIWREYKEQKQSLSSFASIKHCYQYLKPFYAKTPLSLSTKEINMFRQELENKTTRQGKKFAPQTVAHILKLFRTLVNFAVKNGLCTKNDTLHFNIPKVQNTVQEFLTEKQLKQYADALQTEENPHAKTFLMIALFTGMRKKAIYNLAWQDIDFCRNIIYLQAQNAKKRQADFIPLPLPVKKLLKILPKQSEYLFLNSSKKPYANYFQKAKAIKEKIGLPEKYRPFYMLRHNFASLLANSGTNLYTIQKLLTHNSPVTTQRYAHLNDKNLRQSSECVSKIIQKHFAKRENVL from the coding sequence ATGCACACGACAGCTATTTTTCCTAATCAATCCCCGCCGAAAGACGGCAGGCTCCATTCCGTAAAAGGATATACGGGTATAAAAATCCGTTTTTTGAGACAGAGCATTATTGCCAATGATTATTCCTATTACATTTACTACCGTGTCGGAGGCAGGCAAGGGAAACAGGTTTTGCAGAAAGTCGGCACCAAATCGCAAGGCATGACTCCGAAAAAAGCCTCGAAAATCAGACTGCGGAAAATTTTGGAGCATGAGCAATCCCTTCATGGCAGTTCCGTCAATGCCGTTAATCCCCGAACGTTTGAAAACGCGCCGACCCTTGCCGGAATTTGGCGGGAATATAAAGAGCAAAAACAGTCGCTCAGCTCGTTTGCTTCAATTAAACATTGTTATCAGTATTTGAAACCTTTTTACGCCAAAACGCCCCTTTCCCTTTCCACAAAGGAAATCAACATGTTCAGGCAGGAACTTGAAAATAAAACCACAAGACAGGGGAAAAAATTTGCCCCGCAGACTGTCGCCCATATTTTGAAACTGTTCAGAACGTTGGTAAATTTCGCCGTAAAAAACGGGCTTTGTACAAAAAATGATACACTGCACTTCAATATTCCGAAAGTGCAAAATACCGTGCAGGAGTTTTTAACGGAAAAACAGCTGAAACAATATGCTGACGCATTGCAGACAGAAGAAAATCCCCATGCGAAAACGTTTCTCATGATAGCCCTTTTTACCGGCATGCGTAAAAAAGCCATTTACAATCTCGCATGGCAGGATATAGATTTTTGCCGCAATATCATTTATTTGCAGGCGCAAAATGCCAAAAAACGGCAGGCGGATTTCATTCCCCTGCCTCTGCCTGTAAAGAAATTGCTGAAAATTTTGCCCAAACAAAGCGAATATCTTTTTTTGAACAGCTCGAAAAAGCCCTATGCGAATTATTTTCAAAAAGCGAAAGCGATAAAGGAAAAAATCGGCTTGCCTGAAAAATACCGCCCTTTTTACATGCTTCGCCACAACTTCGCAAGCCTTCTTGCGAACAGCGGTACAAATTTATATACGATACAGAAACTCCTCACCCATAACAGCCCCGTAACGACGCAGCGTTATGCCCATTTAAATGATAAAAACCTGCGGCAAAGTTCGGAATGTGTATCAAAAATTATACAAAAACATTTCGCAAAAAGGGAAAATGTGCTATAA
- a CDS encoding outer membrane homotrimeric porin has translation MKKLTTLVLAAGLVVSAFAGSASAGEFKPVLQFAEEFTYTDAGIDDSENFNAATRIRFGFDYVASEDLSATILFQYRHTNWGNNGNDFTADPSIFGDDSKDHFRMRLAYIDWTIPSTDVKVRMGRQAVVAPSYAFGSAVLDGRADAVSVNGNINENISLGLAWLRTDSETNAKKYEVLKNGEKELIFGADDADAVILNAEFAYDGFKVAPWAMYAYKDTAAMSYAPANMLPYEANSFVVGASAELNMFDPFVFAVDALYSNVSYDDMPAGSEDSFDGFYVAAKASYKFSNGVAALGGWYATGDDDTNNDNGFVLLDGGFSASTILFGDNIIGCDGYNTLTGDTPFGTWGLIAEYANFSFLENLSHTARVVYVKGTNESEKNEYGMKVKAEEHSFLDWSEDDSAIEVDFNSTYQIYKNFSATLELGYVFVDQSNLDFGQEEQDDIFRSALTFVYKF, from the coding sequence ATGAAAAAACTTACCACACTTGTTTTGGCAGCAGGCCTCGTAGTTTCCGCTTTCGCAGGTTCCGCTTCCGCTGGCGAATTCAAACCGGTATTGCAATTCGCTGAAGAATTCACCTATACTGACGCAGGTATTGATGACTCAGAAAACTTCAACGCTGCCACCCGTATCCGTTTCGGTTTCGATTATGTTGCCAGCGAAGATCTTTCCGCAACCATCTTGTTCCAATATCGTCACACAAACTGGGGTAACAATGGCAACGATTTCACTGCTGACCCTTCAATCTTCGGCGACGATAGCAAAGACCATTTCCGTATGCGTTTAGCATACATCGACTGGACAATCCCAAGCACAGACGTTAAAGTCCGTATGGGTCGCCAAGCAGTTGTAGCGCCTTCCTATGCTTTCGGTTCCGCTGTTCTTGACGGTCGTGCAGACGCTGTTAGCGTAAACGGTAACATCAATGAAAACATCAGCCTCGGTCTTGCATGGTTGCGTACAGATTCTGAAACCAATGCTAAAAAATATGAGGTCTTGAAAAATGGTGAAAAAGAGCTTATATTTGGTGCTGACGATGCAGACGCAGTTATCCTCAATGCTGAATTCGCTTATGACGGCTTCAAAGTAGCTCCATGGGCTATGTACGCATACAAAGACACCGCAGCAATGAGTTATGCCCCTGCCAATATGTTGCCTTATGAAGCTAACTCTTTCGTAGTTGGCGCTTCCGCCGAACTTAATATGTTCGACCCGTTCGTATTCGCTGTTGACGCGTTGTACAGCAATGTCAGCTATGACGATATGCCTGCTGGTTCAGAAGACAGCTTCGACGGCTTCTATGTGGCAGCCAAAGCTTCTTACAAATTCAGCAACGGCGTTGCCGCTTTGGGTGGTTGGTATGCAACCGGTGATGACGACACCAACAATGACAACGGCTTCGTTCTCTTGGACGGCGGTTTCTCTGCTTCCACTATTCTCTTCGGCGACAACATCATCGGCTGCGACGGTTACAATACTTTGACCGGAGACACTCCGTTCGGTACTTGGGGTCTCATTGCTGAATATGCTAACTTCTCATTCCTTGAAAACTTGAGCCACACCGCGCGTGTTGTTTATGTAAAAGGAACTAACGAATCTGAAAAAAATGAATACGGAATGAAAGTCAAAGCTGAAGAACATAGCTTCTTGGATTGGAGTGAAGATGACAGCGCTATTGAAGTTGACTTCAATTCTACGTATCAAATCTACAAAAACTTCTCCGCAACTTTGGAACTCGGCTATGTTTTTGTTGACCAATCAAACCTTGATTTTGGTCAAGAAGAACAAGACGACATCTTCCGTTCAGCTCTTACTTTCGTTTACAAATTCTAA
- a CDS encoding BrnT family toxin: MNFVWDENKNQINRKKHGIDFTEARSVFFDEQAILFDDPEYSDDEERFLILGMSETAKICLVCHCYRNEDETIRIISARKATKKEEKRYVRGI; this comes from the coding sequence ATGAATTTTGTTTGGGATGAAAATAAAAATCAAATCAACCGAAAAAAGCATGGTATAGACTTTACTGAAGCACGTTCTGTATTTTTTGACGAACAGGCTATTTTATTTGATGACCCTGAATATTCCGATGATGAAGAAAGATTTTTGATTTTGGGAATGAGTGAAACTGCAAAAATTTGCCTTGTTTGTCATTGTTACAGAAACGAGGATGAAACAATTCGTATCATTTCGGCAAGAAAAGCAACCAAAAAGGAGGAAAAAAGATATGTTAGAGGAATATGA
- a CDS encoding BrnA antitoxin family protein, whose translation MLEEYDIDKLNPRPNPYIRKNKSNITIRLDDEVLEYFKSLSEDLDIPYQTLINSFLKDCAKNKRQLVWSKSS comes from the coding sequence ATGTTAGAGGAATATGATATTGACAAATTAAATCCAAGACCAAACCCTTATATACGGAAAAACAAAAGCAACATCACCATACGGCTTGACGATGAGGTTTTGGAATATTTCAAATCCCTATCGGAAGATCTTGATATTCCGTATCAAACGCTTATCAATTCATTTTTAAAAGATTGTGCAAAAAATAAAAGGCAATTGGTCTGGAGCAAGAGTTCTTAA
- a CDS encoding lysophospholipid acyltransferase family protein, translated as MTRRHSEDINFTEMQTGLQKMQYYSLCGLGKTIHFLGIKTTYALADGFAFLAWHILRSRRENTIASIREHLKTTQDEARNLAYKSFQSTFRSFTEILFTEDFGLEHKGTHLFIENEGLWEKLRSCRRPIVAATGHYGSWELLASLLGQVFQPPRPRMVVVRKYPNPAVHAFISKQREARGASMIGHRAVATSVLRALRKHGIVAFLVDHKTKNHEAYTLPFFGDMANVNMGPALLAVRAEALVLPIFLERTDKGFLLHLQEPLDTKLLSGTTEEKIKETTLFYTRAMEKQIRSNPEQWFWMHNRWNKDWK; from the coding sequence ATGACAAGACGACACAGTGAAGACATCAATTTTACGGAAATGCAAACCGGTCTGCAAAAAATGCAATATTATTCGCTTTGCGGACTGGGCAAGACCATTCATTTTTTAGGCATCAAAACAACCTATGCGCTGGCTGACGGATTCGCCTTTCTGGCATGGCACATTCTGCGTTCACGCCGTGAAAACACCATCGCCAGCATACGGGAACATTTAAAAACAACCCAAGACGAAGCAAGAAATCTCGCTTATAAAAGTTTTCAGTCCACATTCCGCTCTTTCACCGAAATTTTATTTACGGAAGATTTCGGATTGGAGCACAAGGGAACACATCTTTTCATAGAAAATGAAGGATTGTGGGAAAAATTGCGCTCCTGCCGGCGTCCCATAGTCGCTGCGACGGGGCATTACGGCTCCTGGGAACTTTTGGCGAGCCTTTTGGGACAGGTTTTTCAGCCTCCGCGCCCGCGCATGGTTGTTGTGAGAAAATACCCCAATCCTGCCGTGCACGCGTTCATATCAAAACAGCGCGAAGCGAGAGGGGCGAGCATGATAGGACACAGAGCCGTCGCAACATCGGTTTTGCGGGCGCTGCGAAAACACGGCATTGTCGCTTTCTTGGTTGACCACAAGACGAAAAACCATGAGGCATATACCCTGCCTTTTTTTGGCGACATGGCGAACGTCAATATGGGACCCGCCCTTTTGGCAGTACGCGCGGAAGCGCTCGTTCTGCCCATTTTTTTGGAACGCACGGACAAAGGCTTTCTTCTGCATTTGCAGGAACCGCTTGACACGAAGCTGTTATCAGGCACTACGGAAGAAAAAATCAAAGAAACAACGCTGTTTTATACCCGCGCAATGGAAAAACAAATCCGCAGCAACCCGGAGCAATGGTTTTGGATGCACAACCGCTGGAATAAGGACTGGAAATAA